The nucleotide sequence AATGACTCACTTTTCATTCCCTGTCTTTCTCCCCTTTCTCTACACTGATTTCCTCCATATTCCCTTTGCCCCTTGTTCTCTGCATCATCGcattctttcctctcttttgttGATTTTCTCATAGATGGCGTTCCACccagtcctcctcctgctgctgctgactgttACCCATCGTGCCAACAGTCAAGACTCGGAGGACTCTGAGGCTCTCCCAAGAGGCTGCGGCTGGGGCCTTGTGCGTCCCTACACCCTCCTTTGTGACCTGGACTCCATATGGGGTGTGGCTGTCGAGTCAGTGGCTGCTGGTGGGGTGCTGGCTGCCCTCTTGCTAGCCTTAGTCCTGCTGTGCCGCTTACACCACATCAGCGAGGCTGAGAAGCGTAGCGGCGTGGGACCCATCCTCCTGCTTCTCCTGGGCATCCTTGGTTTGTTCGGCCTGAGCTTTGCTTACCTGATTGAGCAGGATGAGTCGTTATGTCTGCTCCGCAGGGCCTTGTGGGGTCTTCTTTTTGCTGTTTGCTTCTCCTGCTTGCTGGTGCAGGGTGTCCGTTTGCGCAGACTGGGCCGGGAGCGCCGGAGTCCCGGGGGCTGCGCTCTAACAGGCCTGGCGCTGGGTTTGAGCGCTGTGCAGGGCATCATCGCTGCCGAATGGTTACTTCTGACCGTGCTGAGGGAGGGGCGAGATGCCTGTCAGTACCTGCCTCTGGACTTCTCACTAGCCTGCAGCTATGTGCTAGCCCTCCTACTAGCCGCGCTGACTGCCGCCTCCCTGGCTCTGTGTGGGAAGACACGTCAGTGGCGCTGCAATGCCATCTGGCTGCTGGTGAGCTGCCTGCTGTCACTGCTCCTGTGGGTGGCCTGGGTGGGCTTCTATCTGTATGGCAATGCCTGGCTAGGGAGGTCCCCAGATTGGAATGATCCGGCACTGGCCATCGCTTTAGTAGCTCAGGGCTGGCTGCTGCTGATCTTCCATGCCATTCCTGAATCCCACATCTGTCTGAGACCCCCACCACAGCCCACTGCCCCGGATTACTTTGA is from Thunnus maccoyii chromosome 18, fThuMac1.1, whole genome shotgun sequence and encodes:
- the gprc5ba gene encoding G protein-coupled receptor, class C, group 5, member Ba, encoding MAFHPVLLLLLLTVTHRANSQDSEDSEALPRGCGWGLVRPYTLLCDLDSIWGVAVESVAAGGVLAALLLALVLLCRLHHISEAEKRSGVGPILLLLLGILGLFGLSFAYLIEQDESLCLLRRALWGLLFAVCFSCLLVQGVRLRRLGRERRSPGGCALTGLALGLSAVQGIIAAEWLLLTVLREGRDACQYLPLDFSLACSYVLALLLAALTAASLALCGKTRQWRCNAIWLLVSCLLSLLLWVAWVGFYLYGNAWLGRSPDWNDPALAIALVAQGWLLLIFHAIPESHICLRPPPQPTAPDYFDTSQNSTRMRETSFDEDIPLSHRQFVENQGYGYSDENTAGLRSGGGAGQHNSNTGARPSAPFRSNVYQPTEMTMILNGGAVPSAPPTYTGRQLW